The Rhizoctonia solani chromosome 14, complete sequence genome has a segment encoding these proteins:
- a CDS encoding ubiquitin-like modifier-activating enzyme ATG7 — protein MTVIQFTPLSSLVQPAFWHDLVRLKIDVLKLSAESQPVTASYSAGKSIVDRETGQDVALGCQIALGGDAFDKQASIPAHTVAVCGVLKNFNTIEEFKSADKLALFNGLADELWTAVNSETALTDLSYLNKFLVLTFADLKKYKFFYWFAFPALVAKPAWEIDSSGWLSAEERLGGENLLSIYDSFSDLSQGKPSHPPYFIARQSAKSGYEVSSLSEWNSFFKDTPEDKRILGFVDPSANPQSPGWPLRNLLTLVNVRLGVKGPLNVLAWRDTEVTGPNHSWHSRLGVVSIPGVEQLDPQVRPTAVGWEKNTQGKLAPRLADLAPMMDPARLADQAVDLNLKLMRWRILPGLNLEKVAKTKCLLLGAGTLGCYVARTLMGWGVRTITFVDSARVSFSNPVRQPLFEFADCLEGGKPKAACAAESLKKIFPGMDATGIDMSIPMPGHPIPPALLEKTKTDVARLEELIDKHDAVFLLMDSRESRWLPTVIGASKGKIVMNAALGFDSFLVMRHGVRASRADGDSARLGCYYCNDIVAPADSLSDRTLDQMCTVTRPGLAAIASSTGVEILVSLLQHPKGLNAPAPKPGDESSESILGVVPHQLRGFLAQFSNKLITGAAYDKCTGCSETVLKEYESRGFEMALRAFNETGYLEKLTGLDKLHADSEAAMESVDWVEGGDGEGDDDF, from the exons ATGACTGTGATTCAATTCACGCCCCTTTCGTCCCTAGTTCAACCCGCATTTTGGCATGACCTTGTGCGCCTGAAGATTGATGTACTGAAACTCTCTGCCGAGTCCCAACCTGTTACTGCATCCTACTCTGCCGGAAAATCAATTGTAGATAGAGAAACCGGTCAGGATGTTGCGCTAGGATGTCAAATTGCGCTAGGGGGGGACGCGTTTGATAAACAAGCCAG TATACCCGCCCATACAGTAGCTGTCTGTGGAGTGCTCAAGAATTTCAATACTATTGAAGAATTTAAGTCTGCCGATAAATTGGCCCTCTTCAACGGACTCGCAGACGAACTCTGGACTGCGGTAAACTCAGAAACTGCATTAACCGATTTATCGTACTTGAACAAGTTCTTGGTTTTAACCTTTGCCGATTTGAAGAAGTACAAATTCTTTTATTGGTTTGCATTCCCAGCCCTTGTTGCCAAACCGGCATGGGAGATCGATTCGTCGGGATGGCTGTCAGCTGAAGAACGGCTGGGAGGCGAAAAC TTGCTATCTATCTACGATTCGTTTTCAGACCTCTCCCAGGGTAAACCTTCTCATCCACCATATTTCATTGCACGACAATCTGCCAAATCTGGTTACGAAGTATCGAGTCTGTCTGAGTGGAACTCATTTTTTAAAGACACGCCTGAAGATAAG CGAATCCTAGGATTCGTGGACCCATCAGCCAATCCTCAGAGTCCAGGGTGGCCTTTGAGGAACTTGTTGACACTCGTCAACGTCCGGCTTGGAGTCAAAGGGCCATTAAATGTACTAGCGTGGAGGGACACTGAGGTTACGGGACCCAACCATAGTTGGCATAGTCGACTTGGCGTAGTGTCCATACCTGGAGTAGAACAACTCGATCCCCAGGTAAGACCTACCGCGGTAGGCTGGGAGAAAAACACCCAAGGGAAGCTCGCTCCCCGTCTGGCAGACCTCGCTCCGATGATGGATCCTGCCCG CTTGGCAGATCAAGCTGTTGACTTAAACCTTAAACTGATGCGGTGGAGGATTCTCCCTGGTCTAAACTTAGAGAAGGTCGCCAAGACCAAATGTCTGCTTCTTGGAGCCGGAACTCTGGGATGTTATGTTGCGCGTACGCTCATG GGTTGGGGAGTGCGTACTATTACATTCGTAGACTCGGCACGAGTGTCTTTCTCCAATCCAGTTCGGCAGCCCTTGTTTGAATTCGCGGACTGTCTTGAAGGTGGCAAACCCAAGGCTGCTTGTGCCGCCGAAAGCCTCAAGAAGATTTTCCCTGGTATG GATGCGACCGGAATAGATATGTCCATTCCAATGCCGGGCCATCCGATCCCCCCCGCACTTTTGGAAAAGACCAAAACGGATGTCGCTCGACTCGAGGAACTTATTGATAAACACGATGCTGTTTTTCTCCTCATGGATTCACGAGAGAGCCGGTGGCTCCCTACAGTTATTGGCGCATCAAAGGGAAAG ATTGTGATGAACGCCGCCCTTGGATTTGATTCATTCCTTGTCATGAGACATGGTGTCCGTGCAAGTAGGGCAGATGGAGATTCGGCCAGACTTGGATGCTATTACTGCAACGACATTGTCGCCCCTGCGGAT TCATTGTCCGATCGTACTCTTGACCAGATGTGTACAGTCACTCGGCCAGGACTGGCTGCTATTGCCTCGAGCACGGGGGTCGAAATTTTGGTATCACTTCTCCAGCACCCCAAAGG GCTCAATGCACCTGCACCTAAACCCGGGGATGAAAGCTCTGAGAGTATTCTTGGAGTTGTACCTCATCAATTACGAGGATTCCTGGCTCAATTCAGCAACAAGCTCATCACGGGGGCAGCTTACGACAAATGCACGGGTTGCTCCGAGACA GTCCTAAAGGAGTACGAGTCTCGCGGGTTCGAAATGGCATTGCGTGCGTTTAATGAAACTGGATATCTTGAGAAATTAACAGGGCTCGACAAGTTACATGCTGACAGCGAAGCAGCAATGGAAAGCGTTGACTGGGTGGAAGGGGGTGATGGTGAAGGCGATGATGATTTCTAA
- a CDS encoding 60s Acidic ribosomal protein — translation MASAELAATYAALALADASHEITSEKIIALTSAAGIELEPIWATLLAKALEGKNVKDLLSNVGGGGAPAAGAAAPAAAAAGGAAPAEAAKEEKKEEEKEESDDDMGFGLFD, via the exons ATG GCTTCTGCTGAACTCGCCGCAACTTACGCAGCCCTCGCCCTTGCCGACGCTAGTCATGAGATTACT TCCGAAAAGATTATTGCTCTCACTAGCGCGGCGGGCATAGAACTCGAGCCTATTTGGGCAACATTGCTCGCCAAGGCGCTTGAGGGAAAGAACGTAAAGGATCTCTTGTCGAACGTTGGTG GCGGAGGAGCACCTGCTGCTGGTGCCGCTGCCCCCGCGGCTGCTGCTGCAGGAGGTGCTGCCCCCGCAGAAGCAGCGAAAGAGGAGAAGAAAGAGGAGGAGAAGGAGGAGTCAGACGATGACATG GGTTTCGGTCTCTTCGATTGA
- a CDS encoding deoxycytidylate deaminase (dCMP deaminase), with product MYEYVSPDKQDPVHLEWMKEALAMAEEAMEAREVPVGCVFVRDGRIIARARNRTNELRNATRHAELEAIDEIFASPALTPTPIPRHPLSQTDLYVTVEPCIMCASALRQLGLRATYFGAANERFGGCGSVLDVNERPSAAHPSYPASFGYLREECIMILRRFYMTENSNAPVPKTKARRVLKTSISDPASMK from the exons ATGTACGAATATGTTTCGCCGGACAAACAGGACCCAGTTCACTTGGAATGGATGAAAGAGGCGCTGGCCATG GCTGAGGAAGCAATGGAGGCCCGCGAAGTACCAGTCGGCTGCGTTTTTGTTCGTGATGGACGAATCATAGCGCGCGCGCGAAACCGAACCAACGAACTCAGAAAC GCAACTCGACATGCTGAATTAGAAGCTATCGATGAAATATTTGCCTCTCCTGCGCTGACACCAACGCCGATCCCTCGGCATCCCCTTTCTCAAACGGACTTATATGTCACCGTTGAACCTTGCATCATGTGTGCAAGTGCATTGCGCCAGCTTGGACTTCGTGCGACTTATTTTGGCGCCGCAAATGAGCGCTTCGGGGGATGTGGAAGTGTTTTGGATGTAAACGAGCG CCCAAGTGCTGCCCACCCATCCTACCCAGCATCATTTGGATATCTGCGGGAGGAATGCATTATGATTCTTCGGAGATTCTATATGACAGAAAACTCAAATG CTCCGGTTCCCAAAACAAAGGCTAGGCGGGTGCTCAAAACATCGATATCGGACCCAGCATCAATGAAATAA